DNA sequence from the Leguminivora glycinivorella isolate SPB_JAAS2020 chromosome 13, LegGlyc_1.1, whole genome shotgun sequence genome:
aaaggttggcttctgcccgaagaaagtgattgctgccgacctagccaaaatgataatcgttgacgctatacgccgatcgaaatgcaatctggttctgtaatgcctatatgcaagagcgatagggatgttgccttgcctattggtggtgaggcggtccctcttacgccccaaattacttaagtacttgggcttaaattcaaaccaaaattggtactccgaggaacattttatcaaattggttcctagcctcgtcgggactgcttcagcgctgagcagactattgcccaatatcgaaggacccaatgccccatatcggcgcttatatgcgaacgtcatccgcagcgtgtatacaaaatttcagctcagtcggttgaatatttctgcttcaaattgggttgcaagatttgacctcaacatacatacaaacatacatacatacatacattgcaagttatagtatgaattttttgaaacgaacgtttctaaacaaaggtattgacTTCCAACCCAGTCTAGAAATCAACGCGCAGCGTCTTGAAGTGTCACACTCAGCCAGAAATCTCGGCTTAATTATTGATAGTGAACTGCGTTATACAGAGCATGTAAACGGAAGGATACGGAACGCCTTTTACCGTCTCAAGGTTTTATACGGTATCAGAGAATATTTATCTGAAGAAGTTCGAGTCTTGCTAGCCGATTCCTTAGTTCTCTCACAGTTTAACTATTGTGACACAGTATACGGACCTAGGATTTTTGGTAAAACAGCGCAAGCTATTCAGCGCGTGCAAAACGCATGCGCAAGGTTTTGCTTTAATGTTCCACGTAGGGCGCACTTAACTCCCTACCTTAATGAGAAGGGAATATTGAAAATGAACCTGCGACGGGAATTACACCTGGCTTCGTTTGTGCATAAAATTGTACACACAAAAAGGCCAGAatatttgtacaaaaaaatTTCATGGGCAAAAGACCAACACCATTTTAATACACGCagcaaaatattaaataaagcagTCATCCCTAGTCATAAAACAAAAGGATGTAGGGGAGGATTCAAAGTCAGTGCTGCTAAAATTTGGAATGACTTACCTCCACCTCTTCGTCTTAACATGTCCCAAACATCGTTCAAAGACAAACTGAAACCCATGTTGCTTAAAAGGCAAAATGACTAAAAATACTACCTACCAATATAATTCCATATTCAGTGtatctaagtatttatttaatttcttgttaaaaatatctttttttaaggatttgtaaGTAATTAGTATGTAATTGAAAACTTAAATTTTgcattcttgtttttttttattttatgtaagtacTTCGTAGTCGTCTTGTGTCACCGCCTCAAACCGGGCAggctgaaaatcagcgctgaaACCACGCCGGAAGGTGAGGCTCCAGCACATAGCTGAGACTGTCCACTTGTCACGTATACCTAGATTGTAAGTAAAATTTCCTTGTATTGTATAGGTTATAACTTTAAGATATTTCATAAGGTACAGATTGTAACGACCATGTTgtgacaataaatcatttatctatctatctatctatctattgttccttttgtgttgagcgggagcttctgtatttgcacgcgctaagacaacaagaagcaactgtatcctgataattgtaaggttcaaatctgtacagcagcaaatttgagatagattattttggaaatgcgaagcgatagaccacaccgctataggtgcgaaaatacagcgcttctaatactttgatacttgatggtgtaagtatagtacatatagttataataatcatcggtaatatgtcagtctgtatgataaaaataacacgtttaaacagcgaaactgccagattaaaaggttgataagcacctggcaccttaaggtgtcatcgcaaagtgacaataaacactgataaggtttttcaatctgaccgccattgtaatgttttgttataaatacggtttacggtttgtttagttatttatgttattttatatatcaagacttgtacctaatatttatgtaattactattattttatatattgctatatacaattggtgattgttaacaaaatcattaataaaaaataacagtgataatatacgtgtttcattacttacagcaccaccaccaagtatcaaagtattagaagcgctgtattttcgcacctatagcggtgtggtctatcgcttcacatttccaaaataatctatctcaaatttgctgctgtacagatttgaaccttacaattatgagGATACAgtcgcttcttgttgtcttagcgcgtgcaaatacagaagctcccgctcaacacaaaaggaacaatacctttgtttagaaacgttcgtttcaaaaaattcatactatagtaaaaaccatgtcaaaatagcttttttttacttgtatttctttatcctgtcaacagtcactttaccctgcagagtgatggcaggataaagttacacagggtgtagtgaaaatccgattaactagatattatctccgaaactgttgataatacaactgtcataattttaatatacatagttatacttcaatacaacattaaaatgttattggtaaaaaaactgccgtattaatattttaaaataatcatgccagaataaagtggacatacctgttacaaactccgaacgtcacactttgaaaacttctaaccacaagaccgcagcacctcacacacaaacctttacaccggcggctagaaccatactggctacgtgttttacgtatattagggcctcaataagactttctgtgtgtgagtgaggtgcaataccgcggacgcacaggatatggagaaaatatcgctggacaaactttgaaggtgaaaattagtgttcaaaagtaatcgaaacatcccgtgcaacgtatatttaagaatatagtagtctattctctacaaaaaacgatattttattgtcataaaactgcaatttaataatctatagagcgaaaacttgagcagtgtcgcgttgtgacaaggcagggtacagtagaaaacggtcttctttattttttttttacaaaagtattatatttatagaaaaaatatgtgttggcctcgatgtgtcacgttaatgcctacttatgaaaattttaattatatgtgaaaattatatatttcgcatactttctattcaaaaacgtgatggcagggtacgataccactattttgagaattacccccatatatttctggtcaagcattattatgttattcttaaggttttcacatttattctttcatttattatgtatgaaaatgaaaacctaccaagtggctttaattgattaatatttaagcttgctcttatgtaagcatataacgtaatcttaaatgtaaacaagacaaacaggagtgtaggtgaacaaaagagcaagtttatgaggactattatactccaggcaaaaaatatgcacacatgtgcgcggggccacggctaagacaaaaaaaatgacagctgcagttcttatcagtttcggtacattaaataatacttttagatagtatattcctttatagcactgtattgtttgacgaacgagctcagctatcttactgtggtggtattttgcaaataataagcgcagttccaccacgtggtaataaagacagtaaaatttacgagcagccttttgtacgtgaagctgagtgaagtgagcgatgtgttatttttacattttaggattttttatttaatctggatgaggcagtttagaattttagtttatttcaattagtcacttgtaagatcccagttgatcaacacttgaaggccttgacattttactttagcggtgaatttaaaagttattgtcttgttgttttgttaattttttgtattgttactgttaatgtttgaaactcttaacaacgaagaaaagtttgatgtggagatatgccaccagagtcggagattcaactttatgtagtctctgcaaggatcggacaaacaatgagtttccgtgtcgtcatggtactacaggatctatcgcgaggcatttgacgtcagttcatttgaaatctgctgttactgttacgacatcaaacgagtaagtcaattttttaaataggtgtaatccataataagtaaatgaaagcagcaaaggtctaagtttaaataccatgaaaaaataattttaaagttattgcatgtaaatagtataacgaagctcactttattaagcagtgcctatttattatttttgaaacaatatatcagtcataaaacagtgtttacatcttaataaaatgataatcctgcgccttgaaccctcttaaagtagactttttttactaccatcaatcttattactatataacgtaattacactaattacctaattaaatagtggctataacagttaagtaagttcgcgtaaaatgtataacataattattaactaggtatgtgttaaaattacgtttccgtggatgtcatcctatcgtcacattcttaatttttatactaaattgacaaatgtcttactccttgcatcaataattgaatggtaccctgaatacttatcttcctattaaatcttattaatcagagggtaactagagagtttttgtcaacgaacattgcagacacataataagcagattcaagggtatcacggtgcacggttaagcccatattaccacgttaacgcatggtatttttcaaccacaaccactcaacagataagcttaacaaaggataaggtatagtcatggtatagtgccattttaataaacataaaagtaatattttagtgaaagtataagcattttttgaatttgtactcgaagcgtcggttgtagcgtagagacaatgctaacagtggttatttaataataagtcgaatttagaattataactgttgaaaacctttggatagagtaaaaaactcaaatgactggaaggaaactttatctgaaacggttaccaaatctagcagttacccttacaaaaggttacctacccatatcgttggtatttttataaccacttctaaattaagcctatcggaaaccccggatcgtttatttggttatatttatttattacttacatattaatatttgaaaaaccgcaggattgaatataaatttaaattcaaaagtaattaagatataacctcacgatacctacatttttattcataacttatagagactgcatccgatcttatcttctctcatgaaacgccgctggcggaccgaacgggcgtgtcacgtgaattcgtacgtacgtacggacggatctacgaacgtacgtaccctaatttcacgtgatttattttcacgtgacgaacgaaccagaaatccgttgccgtgtatcacggcaacgtgcgtacggctacgtgttcacgatacacggtcacgaccgggagccctattTTCGACCGCTGATGTCTACTGCCCACTactcattaaaataagtaaGAGAATGCGGTTGTCAGTGTTGTCACCACAAAAAATAGGGGGAAAAAAAATGTGTTGGCCATGTGAGTtaagattaaaaaataaaacgtaaatGTAACCACAATAGAGTTATCTTTTGTAAATACGGTAAGAAGGTATAAGGTAAGTTACAAAAACAATCAGTacgtaaataaaaactttatttgcACGCTTCaagcttaaaaataaacatgtaCTTAAAGACtactaaatattgaaaaaagtagaaaatacccctatttgccaagagtggcactgaaacttgagtagttcatgtgctctgcctaccccttcacgggatacaggcgtgattgtatgtatgtatgattgtatgtagaaaatataaaaaagaatACTGAATCTGAAACCTGTAAGTCACGATGACttatttagttttaataaattaaagtaACAAATATATGTTGATGTAACAAGGGAACCTCGTCGTACCTATATATTAAAAAATGCAATCATGATAAAGACAAAAATAGGCACTAGCTTtaaaaaaggcaaaaaaatatatgtgaggCACTTGCTCTAAGAAAAGTAAAAGTTTCATAAAATGCTATAAATATGTTGTTTCTTAATGTCGAGAAATTATTTATTCTCAGGAACAGCCAACGGATAACTGCCAAATTTCATGTGGTAATTTATTTGTACTCCTTGAGACGGGTGCGATTCGAGCAAGTCCCGAATTTCTTTAGCAGATGGTTTATTTTCATCGTCGATGTAAGTTGGAACCATCTTTATAGCCACCAAATAAATCGGAATAAAATCTTTTTCAGCCATCATTTGTATTAACAGTTTTAGTCTTGTCAATCCATCTACATCGAAACAGTCAAGCACGCGTCTTAGCGCTTTTGCGAATGGGCGGTATATTAATGTATCATACTTGGCTACATCTTCCTTAAGATACTggattattatttttgacaggTCTTCTATGCTTGCCAAATATAAATCATTCAGTTGGGATTTCTCGGTGACTGAATCAGGCTTGTTTTTGTATAATAGATCTACAAATGCCGAAGATAGTTTCAAATGTTGGAACAATATGATGTCCTGAGCAGCTGGAAGTGTGCTCTCGAGTTTTTtcagtatattacgatacaaagGACGTGGGTTTACTTTGTTCTTGAAAATTGCATAATCTGTCGTCTGATTTAGATGTTCAATTATTTCTCCGAAGTTAAGTTTCACTATTAATTGATTATCTTCAACTTTATTCCATGATGGCAGACACTTTTCCATTAAAGGAACGATCACTTTATTAAATCTCGTAGTTTGATCGCATTCGTCAACCGCACATAATAAATATGTGGTTAGTATTTTCATGTCATGCCTGTTTTGATATCCGTAACTTTTCTTAAGAAGAACATCGTCTGTGAATTCTTCTATAATGTTCGCTATAAGTTCGGGATCAATTTCTTCAATTACATTACttatttcttcttttatttttcGCAAGGTCTTATCGCAATCCACTTTCGATGGAAGAGTTTTCAGAAATTTGTAACTTTTCGTGCAATAGGCAGCTTTAATGCTGCTATGCACTTTAGCTACTTTACTGAAAGTGTTATATATAGCCTTGTCTTCTTCTGCTGACAAGCTATCAATAAAGGTCTGCGTCAATTCCCACACCTCTGCGATTAATGTCACATCATTTTCCTTACATAACATCTCATTGATAGTCTGGAAGAGAACTGCGCGAACAGAAGAGTTTTTGGTTGTTTTCCAAACGtctccaaatatttttttcatatcagAAGTTGATAGCTTGGAAAACGCCAGACGTATACCATGTTTCTGTAGTGTTACTATACCATTTAGAAGCTTTAGCACGACATCGCGGCTGTGACTGGACCGCAAGTTGTACAAGATGGAATTCAAGGCAGGTTGAGTAAATTGCACATAGTCACCTTTCGCATACATCAAAACTGCATCATGTGAGACTTGCGGCCGAGCAGTATGCATATTTTGTGCGATGTTCTTGCGTAAGCTCAACTGGAACTCGTCTGTATCAGCCCAATTTATTTTAGTATCCTGGGGTTCGTATTTTTTCAGGAATTCCAATACCTGTTGCTGATTAAGCAAACAATAGAGGCCACGAACAAGCGCTTTGTGTCCTCCGGGTCTATCAAGTCGCTCACGGTAAGCCATCGTCCATTCACTGGCTAAGGTCTGTGGCCAGTAGATCCGTAATTTCCGTAACACTTTTTCTATAGATGTGGAGTCACTGTAACGCAGCGTATCTAGTTCATCCTTGTGTTTTATTAACATTTCAGGATCGTGTTTTAATGCGTTCATGCATACTACTTCAGTTGGAGATAAAGCAAGGGATTCGTCAAATATATATCTCTTCCAAGACTTTTTGATTTCATACAAAGACATTAAAGGTGTAGCCCATCCTTTTTCTTTCTTAATCTTAACACAATCTCTGATTTTGTTTATTAGTATCGGGTAATTACGGAGGTCTTTTTTCCATACATCCAATAGATCAAGACCTTGTTTTAACAAGTCGACATATTCTCCGAACTCTGTTTGGTGAGAAATCACAAGTTTATCCAATTTAGTGAGCAACAGATTAAACAAGTAGTTGAAGACTTTTTCCCTTTGTTCGCCTTTTAATTTCTTTTCGAAACTTTTCAAAAAGTCGAAGGTGAATTTTTGTTCTATAATGGCAGGTATAGCCTGATCATGAGTGACTTTATATGCTATTATAGCTTTAATACACGTTTGAACATTATTTTCAGACTCAATGTATACTTCCATACTACGGAAAAGTTCATCAAGAATGCTCCAGATATTCTCACTGTAAAGGTGTGGACTTGTTTTATACAGTAATTCATTAATGAACTGTACTTTGAACCGGAAAGGTTCGTTAATGTGTCTTTCTTGATAGTACTGCAGTACATTTTGGATGTGCGTTAAATTTTTTCTAGCATTTTCTACCAAAATCATCAACATTGCGTTTCTTTCATCAGGGTTAGATTCAGCGCGTATCAGCTTCTTTAATTCGGGGAATGCGACATCAAATGGAGCATGTTTGTACCAGCCATACGTATTCGCTCCGCCAATACCGCCACGACCGCGGCATTTCATTGCTACAGCTGAACATTGTCGTACTATACAATCTTCATCATCGGTGTTTGTCACCGTCCTGTCAATGCATTGCTTCATAAATTCAGATTTCTCCTTTTTCGGCATGTATTTGATAAAGATGCCGAGCTTATCTTGATTAAACCaacgttttaatttttattttgaagttgAGTACGTAAGAACGGTTGTATATCTTCTTTCTTTAGACTTTTGGCAAAAGTGTCGACGTTGATACAGTAGATATATTTTGCAAAGTTATTAATAATTCTTTGATAACATTTTTTCATAATGATTTCTGTATGTTTTTTGCCCATGTTGGGCATACCATATCTCTCAATTTTATCTAATGCATCTAGATATAGATCCGTATGGGTATTCAAAAGAAACATCGCTTTTTTTAAATGCTCAGTTTTGTAGTGGTCACCGGTTGACTCTAGGAATATTTCAAGTATTGTAGGCGACCTTCTGCACAGTCGTCCAAATATTTCAGGCGATATTTCCACGTGGTGGTTTTTCACAGCTTCTTTTACTAAATCTATGGGACAGTTTGGTAACCATTTGATGGCTGTTTTTAGATTTTTATCTTTGAAATAATGATAAAACTTTTCCACAATCAATTCGTTTTTCAAACTAATCCTTATGTGGTGTAGTAATTTACAACTTGCTTTAGGCATCATTTGGGGGAACAATTGGGAGTGTAGATACTCAGGTTCTATTATATGCGCGTACTGATCATCAGTGAATAACCAGGTCGAGCGTTTTATGGCTCTTGATACGTACAGCAAATCTTCGCCCTTAAGCACTTCGAGGATATAGTCCAAATCCCGGTTGTTGCTGGCAAGGTCAATGTTCAACAGATTTTCTATGTCAGTCTTGTTGTAGTCAATTTTAGCTGGCTTAGCGCTGGTGGCAGTGACATCCTTCAAAAGTTTATTGTAATGCTGATGACGCTTACCTAATGTGGCGCCCTCGAGCACCAACGGCGCCATGATGGATCCTGTAAATTATTCAATATTTCTGATTAATGATTATACTCGAGTTTATTATACGGGTGGTGCAAGCAACAAAGGCAAAAAAATTAAGCTGCAGGCTATAAAAGGTCcataaactgaccaacatttgttcatcgactattaaatattatgaagcctttaatttttaatttttcatacaaaataaatattagcttcaatgtacgccattattgttgtcattgacgttgtctgtcacactttagacttaaaagaATTTGCAATACATTAACTTTTAGGGAAAATTTTCAAGGCtgattaaaatcaaaatacacgttattttttaaagtaactgaacaaatgttggtatATGGAACAGTGTAAGGAGTATAGCGTACAGTTTAATGTAATTGCTTTTTTTACAGGGCCCACCCGGTATTTAAACTTACGGGaccttttaattttttaaatttataaataaatcaataaaaatcTTATTAAATTGTGATACAAATGTACTCTCTCTTCTTCTTGTAGAAATGTTTTGTAAAGATAATCAacgataacctaaccacaaaattaaaattttgaaaaaacccccgaccgcgacatagtagaccgattttcatgaaacatggctaagaacactcccgactaactcagctttcagacaaaaaaactaaatctaaatcggttcatccgttcgggagctacgatgccaaagacagacacacagacagacagacagacagacaaacagacagacagacaaacacacagacagacacgtcaaactataacaccccttcgattt
Encoded proteins:
- the LOC125232553 gene encoding uncharacterized protein LOC125232553 isoform X1; the encoded protein is MPKKEKSEFMKQCIDRTVTNTDDEDCIVRQCSAVAMKCRGRGGIGGANTYGWYKHAPFDVAFPELKKLIRAESNPDERNAMLMILVENARKNLTHIQNVLQYYQERHINEPFRFKVQFINELLYKTSPHLYSENIWSILDELFRSMEVYIESENNVQTCIKAIIAYKVTHDQAIPAIIEQKFTFDFLKSFEKKLKGEQREKVFNYLFNLLLTKLDKLVISHQTEFGEYVDLLKQGLDLLDVWKKDLRNYPILINKIRDCVKIKKEKGWATPLMSLYEIKKSWKRYIFDESLALSPTEVVCMNALKHDPEMLIKHKDELDTLRYSDSTSIEKVLRKLRIYWPQTLASEWTMAYRERLDRPGGHKALVRGLYCLLNQQQVLEFLKKYEPQDTKINWADTDEFQLSLRKNIAQNMHTARPQVSHDAVLMYAKGDYVQFTQPALNSILYNLRSSHSRDVVLKLLNGIVTLQKHGIRLAFSKLSTSDMKKIFGDVWKTTKNSSVRAVLFQTINEMLCKENDVTLIAEVWELTQTFIDSLSAEEDKAIYNTFSKVAKVHSSIKAAYCTKSYKFLKTLPSKVDCDKTLRKIKEEISNVIEEIDPELIANIIEEFTDDVLLKKSYGYQNRHDMKILTTYLLCAVDECDQTTRFNKVIVPLMEKCLPSWNKVEDNQLIVKLNFGEIIEHLNQTTDYAIFKNKVNPRPLYRNILKKLESTLPAAQDIILFQHLKLSSAFVDLLYKNKPDSVTEKSQLNDLYLASIEDLSKIIIQYLKEDVAKYDTLIYRPFAKALRRVLDCFDVDGLTRLKLLIQMMAEKDFIPIYLVAIKMVPTYIDDENKPSAKEIRDLLESHPSQGVQINYHMKFGSYPLAVPENK
- the LOC125232553 gene encoding uncharacterized protein LOC125232553 isoform X2 gives rise to the protein MAPLVLEGATLGKRHQHYNKLLKDVTATSAKPAKIDYNKTDIENLLNIDLASNNRDLDYILEVLKGEDLLYVSRAIKRSTWLFTDDQYAHIIEPEYLHSQLFPQMMPKASCKLLHHIRISLKNELIVEKFYHYFKDKNLKTAIKWLPNCPIDLVKEAVKNHHVEISPEIFGRLCRRSPTILEIFLESTGDHYKTEHLKKAMFLLNTHTDLYLDALDKIERYGMPNMGKKHTEIIMKKCYQRIINNFAKYIYCINVDTFAKSLKKEDIQPFLRTQLQNKN